The DNA region GACTGGATGCGGTCACCGGTCGACGCCTCCCATCACGGGGTCGATGGACGCGACGGCGACGATGACGTCGGCGACCTGGCCGCCCTCGCACATCGCCGCCATGGCCTGGAGATTGGTGAAGGACGGGTCGCGGAAGTGGACCCGGAAGGGGCGTGTGCCGCCGTCGGAGACGACGTGCACCCCCAGCTCGCCCTTGGGGGACTCGATGGCGGTGTACGTCTGTCCGGCCGGGACCCGGAAGCCCTCGGTCACCAGCTTGAAGTGGTGGATCAGGGCCTCCATGGAGGTGCCCATGATCTTCCTGATGTGGTCGAGCGAGTTGCCGAGCCCGTCGGGGCCCAGCGCGAGCTGCGCCGGCCAGGCGATCTTCTTGTCGCCGACCATGACCGGGCCCGGCTCCAGCCGGTCCAGGCACTGCTCGACGATCCTGAGCGACTGGCGCATCTCCTCGAGCCGGATGAGGAAACGGCCGTAGGCGTCGGCGGAGTCGGCGGTGGGCACGTCGAACTCGTAGTTCTCGTAGCCGCAGTACGGGTCGGACTTGCGCAGGTCGTGCGGGAGTCCGGCGGACCTGAGGATCGGGCCGGTCGCGCCGAGCGCCATGCAGCCGGCCAGATCGAGGTAGCCGACGTCCTGCATGCGCGCCTTGAAGATCGGGTTGCCGGTCGCGAGCTTGTCGTACTCCGGCAGGTTCTTCTTCATGGTCTTCACGAACTCGCGGATCCGGTCGACCGCGCCGGGGGGCAGGTCCTGGGCCAGTCCGCCCGGCCGGATGAACGCGTGGTTCATGCGGAGGCCGGTGATCAGCTCGAAGAGGTCGAGAACGAGTTCACGGTCGCGGAAGCCGTAGATCATGATCGTCGTGGCGCCGAGCTCCATACCGCCGGTGGCGACGCAGACGAGGTGCGAGGAGAGCCGGTTGAGCTCCATCAGGAGCACCCGCAGGACGGTGGCCCGGTCGGGGATCTGGTCCTCGATCCCGAGCAGCTTCTCGACCCCGAGGCAGTATGCGGCCTCGTTGAAGAACGGGGTCAGGTAGTCCATGCGCGTCACGAAGGTGGTGCCCTGGGTCCAGTTCCGGAATTCGAGGTTCTTCTCGATGCCGGTGTGGAGATAGCCGATGCCGCAGCGGGCCTCCGTGACGGTCTCGCCGTCGATCTCCAGGATGAGCCGCAGCACGCCGTGCGTGGACGGGTGCTGGGGGCCCATGTTGACGATGATGCGCTCGTCGTCGGACGTGACCGCGGACTCGACGACCTCGTCCCAGTCGCCGCCGGTGACCGTGTACACGGTCCCCTCGGTCGTGGCGCGGGGCGTCGAGTGGGGCGTTGCGTGTGGAGTGGTCATCAGCTGTACGACCTCCGCTGGTCCGGAGCCGGGATCTGGGCGCCCTTGTACTCGACGGCGATGCCGCCGAGGGGGTAGTCCTTGCGCTGCGGGAAGCCCTGCCAGTCGTCCGGCATCATGATCCGGGTCAGGGCGGGGTGCCCGTCGAAGATCAGCCCGAAGAAGTCGTAGGTCTCGCGCTCGTGCCAGTCGTTGGTCGGGTAGACCTCGACGAGGGACGGGACGTGCGGGTCGCTGTCCGGGGCGGACACCTCGACCCGGATCAGCCGCCCGTGGGTCAGTGATCGCAGGTGGTAGACCGCGTGCAGTTCGCGGCCCTTGTCCCCGAGGTAGTGGACCCCGCTGACGCCCGTGCAGAGCTCGAAACGCAGGGCGGGGTCGTCGCGCAGGGTGCGGGCGACCCGGAGCAGGTGTTCGCGGGCGACGTGGAAGGTGAGCTCGCCCCGGTCGACGACCGTCTTCTCGATGGCGCTCTCGGGAAGCAGGTCCTGTTCCTCGAGGGCTCCCTCCAGCTCGTCCGCCACTTCGTCGAACCAGCCGCCGTACGGGCGGGACGCGGCGCCGGGCAGGGTCACCGTGCGGACGAGTCCGCCGTAGCCGGTGGTGTCGCCGCCGTTCTCGGCGCCGAACATGCCCTTGCGGACGCCGATGACCTCACCGGAGTCCTCGCGCGGGGCGGGTACCTGGCCGCTGTTCGTGTTCGGTTCGTCGCTCATCGAAGCAGCCCCTTCATCTCGATCAGGGGCAGTGCGTTGAGGGCCGCCTCCTCCGCCTCGCGGGCGGCCTCCTCCGCGTTGACCCCGAGCTTGGAGCCCTGGATCTTCTGGTGGAGCTTGAGGATGGCGTCGATCAGCATCTCGGGTCGCGGCGGGCAGCCCGGCAAATAGATATCGACCGGCACAATATGATCAACACCCTGAACAATGGCGTAATTGTTGAACATTCCACCCGATGACGCGCAAACCCCCATGGAGATGACCCACTTGGGGCTGGGCATCTGGTCGTAGACCTGCCTCAGGACGGGCGCCATCTTCTGGCTGACCCGCCCCGCGACGATCATCAGGTCCGCCTGCCGCGGCGAGCCGCGGAAGACCTCCATGCCGAAACGGGCCAGGTCGTAACGCCCGGCCCCGGTCGTCATCATCTCGATGGCGCAGCAGGCGAGGCCGAAGGTGGCGGGGAAGACGGAGGACTTCCGCACCCATCCGGCAGCCTGCTCGACAGTGGTCAGCACAAAGCCGCTCGGCAGCTTTTCTTCGAGTCCCATGGTGTGCCCCTCAGCCCCTCAGTCCCATTCCAGACCGCCCCGGCGCCACACATACGCGTAGGCGACGAAGACGGTGAGCACGAAGAGCAGCATCTCCACGAGCCCGAAGATCCCCAGGGCGTCGAAGGTGACCGCCCAGGGATAGAGGAAGACGATCTCGATGTCGAAGACGATGAACAGCATCGCCGTCAGGTAGTACTTGATGGGGAAGCGGCCGCCTCCGGCCGGCGTGGGTGTGGGTTCGATACCGCACTCGTACGCGTCGAGCTTTGCCCGGTTGTAGCGCTTGGGGCCGATAAGCGTGGCCATGACCACGGAGAAGATCGCAAACCCTGCCCCCAGGGCGCCGAGCACGAGGATGGGCGCGTAAGCATTCACGCTCCTCGCTCCTTCCAGTCGTCCTTGACCGTTGGACCGCATCGGGCGACCGGCTCGCCACCTCACCAAGATCGTGCACATGTGAGGCAGTTCACAAGCCCGACTGCCCCGCATCCTATGCCTGCCGTCCTGTGATCTGCGACACGGGGTACGTCACCGACTTTGTGATCTCCACCACCCGGCGAACGATCATGAAGTCGGATGAGCGGTGATCTACGTACGCGAAGCGGCCGAGCAGTTACGAGACGTGACATTTGGCGGCGTTGTTGCTGGTCAAAGCCGTGCAGCACTATCAATCGTAGGCCTCTACATGCAAATTGGCGATGGACGGCAGGAGGGTGATATAGGAGGTGCCTTCATTTTCCGCCCACCCGGAAGAGGGGCCGCCCGGACCGAGGTGGACAGTGGCAATGCGCGCCCGTTCACTAACTCTCCGGATGCGAGGCCGGGGATGGCGAACGGTTCGTACGCGCCACCCTCGGCGACGCGTACGAACCGGATCGCCCGACCCCTCGGCCGGCGCGATCGGGCGGCGTCCGGATGGCAGGCGGGACGGTGGACCGGACAGTGGGCCGGACGGCGGGCAGGCCGGACCGCACGGCGGGCCGTACGGAGGGCCGTACGGAGGGGACGGCGGACCGAAGGAGAGGCGGCGGGCCGGAGGAGCCGGCGGGGCGACCGGACGACGGGCGGGGCGGCGGATCACCGCGAGACCGCGCCGGCTCATCGGGCGGCCCGCCGGCAGCTCACCGGAGCGCCCCGAGGAGAGCTCCCGGGAGCACCCCGGGAAGCGCCCCACGGAGAGCGCCCGGGAGAGCCGCTGCAGGGCATTCCCCGGAGGATCCACCGGAAGCCTTCGCGACCCCTTCGAAAGCCGCCCCGGCAAAGCGGACATGACTCGTCAATAGGTCACGGGGCGACAAGTGGCGAGCCGGCCCGCGTCCGGACTCGCGGCCCGGGCGCGCGGTTGCCTCTCACAGCAGACCCACACTGTGACCTGCGTCACTCCGCGCGTCCTCCGATTAAAGCGGGCTTGGCCAACCGTGTGAACGGATGGTAAGCCACGGGCAATTCGGGCGTATTGCTGAAAACCCGTGATCACGCCCGTGATCGGGTGCGACCGTTTTGTCCGTTAAGGCGTCAATAAAGGTGGGGACTAAGCGGATTCACAGATTCCGAACGTAACTGTGTCGCAACACACGTTTCTTGATGGGACCCCTACCGCCCTGATAGCGCTAGTACTCATGTCCCACACCGCTCACATACCCAGCCACCGGAAGCCCCGCCAGAGTGCCTCGAAGACTGCGCTGCGGGCAGGAGTTGCCGGTGGCGTCCTCAGCACCATCGCGGTCGCCGGTGCCGCCGGTCCGGCTCAGGCCGAGCCGGTGACCCAGACCATCGAGATGCCCACGATCACGGCCGGGCTCTCCACCACCGTCGCCGCATCCGCACAAGCCACGCAGCAGGTCGCTCTCGACATCGAGACGCAGGCCCACGAGGACGCGGCCGCGGCCTACGCCGCCAAGACCGCCAAGAAGGCCAAGGCCGAGGCGGTCCGCAAGGCCGAGGCCGAGAAGAAGGCCCAAGCAGCCGCCGAGGCCGAGGCCAAGGCGGAGGCCGCCGAGCGCGCCTCCCGTACCGCCGAGCGCACGACGCTCAGCGCTTCCTCGGACTCCTCCGATTCCTCCGTCTCCTCCTCCTCCTCGCCGTCCTACTCCTCGAACGCCACGGGCTCCGCGGCGTCCGTCGTCGCGTTCGCGCAGTCGCAGGTCGGCGACGCGTACGTCTCCGGCGGCACCGGCCCCAACTCCTGGGACTGCTCCGGCCTGGTCCAGGCCGCGTTCCGCACGGTGGGCGTCGACCTGCCGCGCGTCTCGCAGAGCCAGTCGACCGCCGGCACCCAGGTCTCGCTCAGCAACCTGCAGCCCGGCGACATCCTGTACTGGGGCGGCGCGGGCAGCGCGTACCACGTCGGGATCTACATCGGCGACGGCCAGTTCGTCGGTGCGCAGAACTCCTCCACCGGTGTGGTCCAGAAGTCCCTCGACTACGACCCGCCGTCGGGCGCCGTCCGCGTTCTCTGATTCACAAGCGCCGGTCGCGCACGTGCCGCTACCGCACGCACCGGAACGCCTGAGTACGACAGCGGGCCGTCGCTCCCCCTCGGGAGTGACGGCCCGTCATCGTGCTGTGGTCCGGGTACCGGGGGCCGTGTCCGCCACCGGCGTGTCCGCCGACGCGCCCCTGTCCGCCGACGCGCCCCTGTCCGTCTCGGTGGCAGCCTCGGCCGGGCGGCGCGGCCCCGGTACTCCGGCGGTCCCCACCGCCGCCCCGTCGCGCCGCAGGAGCAGCACGCCCACCACGCACGTGAGGCCCGCCAGCACGAAGCCGTACGCGGGGGTCGACCCCGAGGGCTGGGTCTCGTAGACGAGCGCCGCCGACAGCACGGTCACCGCGCTCCGCGCCCGGCCCTCGCCCGCGGTGGCGGCGAGCACGACCGTGCCCCACAGCAGGTACCACGGCTGCACCATCGGCGAGAGGGCCACCAGCGCCACCAGCGCCAGGCCCAGGGCGTGCACCGGTTCGGTACGCCCGGTCGCCGAGCGCCACGCCAGGTGGGCGATCAGCACGAGGGCCGCCGCCAGGCCCAGGTTCTGCACCGCGGTCCTGACCGGGTCCGGGTCGGTACCCGCCACCAGCCGCAGCAGGTGCCCCAGGCCCAGGCCGAGGTCGCTGCTGGCCGACAGGGCGGTGTGGATGCGGCCCGCGACCCCCTGGGTCGCCAGCCAGCCGAAGCCCGTGCCGCCGAGCAGGGTCGCCCCCAGGGCGACCGCCCCGGCGACCAGCCCTGGCGCCAGCAGCCCCTTGGCCACCCGGCGTACGAGGGGACCGGCCGCGGCCCTGCCCACCAGCACACCGACGAACAGCAGCGCCAGCGCCGCCGGGGACTTCACCGTCATGGCGAGCCCGATGAGCGCGGAGCCGGCGACCCACCGCCCCCGCAGGGCGAGGACGGCGCCGGCCAGCATCAGACCGGCCATCAGTCCGTCGTTGTGGACGCCCCCGACCACGTGCGTCAGCAGCAGCGGGTTCAGGGCGCCCAGCCACAGCGCGGCGCTCTCGCTGCGGCCGTGCTCCCGGGCCAGGTGCCGCAGGGAGTGGACGACGAGCACCAGCGCGCCCAGCGCGACGATCCGCATCCCCAGCACCGCCGGGACGATGGTCCCGCCGGTCGCCCATGCCACGCCCCGCGCGAGGATCAGGAAGAACGGGCCGTAGGGCGCGGGCGTATCGGTCCAATGCCCTCCGACACTCGCCGCCGCGTCCCCGCCCGGCCCGGCGGGGTCGAGCACCGACGGCCCCGCGCTGTAGACGTCGTGGCCCTCGAGGACCATCGCCCCCTGAGCGATGTAGCTGTAGACGTCGGCGCTGTAGAGCGGCGGTGCCAGGACGAGCGGTGCCGCCCACCAGACCAGGGTGACCAGGGTGTGACGGACGGAGGCCCCCGCCCTGCCGTACAGCCACCAGGCCACGACGAGCAGCGTGAGGCCGCCGTACGCCAGGGCGTGACCCGCGGCGCTCACCAGCGGCCCGTGCGGGACCCACAGTCCCCACGGGTCATGGGCCGGCAGTGTGCCGACGGCCCAGCCGCCCAGGGCGGCGGCGGCCGATGCTGCCGCGCCCAGCCGGCGGTATCCGCCGGCGCTCCACGCCCCCATTGCCCGCATGGCCGAAACCTACCGCAGCGTGTGCGGGGCGCGGTCCACAGGACCGGGCCCCGGGCGCCGGGCGATCAGGCCTTCGGGGCCACCTTCGAGAGTCCGTTGATGATGCGGTCCATGGCGTCCCCACCCGTCGGATCGGTCAGGTTGGCGAGCATCTTCAACGTGAACTTCATCAGGACCGGGTGGGTCAGACCGCGCTGGGTCGCGATCTTCATGACCTTCGGGTTGCCGATCATCTTCACGAAGGCACGGCCCAGCGTGTAGTAGCCGCCGTAGGTGTCCTTGAGGATCTTCGGGTAGCTGTGCAGGGCCAGTTCGCGCTGGGCGGGGGTCGCCCGGGCGTGGGCCTGGACGATGACGTCCGCCGCGAGCTGCCCGGACTCCATGGCGTACGCGATGCCTTCGCCGTTGAAGGGGTTGACGAGGCCGCCCGCGTCACCGACGAGCAGCAGGCCCTTGGTGTAGTGCGGCTGGCGGTTGAAGGCCATCGGGAGGGCGGCGCCCCGGATCGGCGTCGTCATGTTCTCGGGGGTGTATCCCCAGTCCTCGGGCATGGAGGCGCACCAGGCCTTGAGCACCTCGCGCCAGTCGAGCTCCTTGAAGGCGGACGAGGAGTTGAGGATGCCGAGGCCGACGTTGGAGGTGCCGTCGCCCATGCCGAAGATCCAGCCGTAGCCGGGCAGCAGGCGGTCCTCGGCGCCGCGGCGGTCCCACAGCTCCAGCCAGGACTCCAGGTAGTCGTCGTCGTGGCGGGGGGAGGTGAAGTACGTACGGACCGCGACGCCCATCGGACGGTCCTCGCGGCGGTGCAGGCCCATGTGGAGGGAGAGCCGGGTGGAGTTGCCGTCGGCGGCGACGACGAGCGGGGCGTGGAAGGTGACCGGGGTCTTCTCCTCGCCGAGCTTGGCGTGGACGCCGGTGATGCGGCCGGTGCGCTCGTCCTTGACCGGTTCGCCGACGTTGCAGCGCTCGTAGAGCCGGGCGCCCGCCTTCTGGGCCTGACGGGCCAGCTGCTCGTCGAAGTCGTCGCGCTTGCGGACCAGACCGTAGTCCGGGTACGAGGCGAGATCCGGCCAGTCCAGCTGGAGGCGGACGCCTCCGCCGATGATGCGCAGGCCCTTGTTCCGCAGCCAGCCGGCCTCTTCGGAGATGTCGATGCCCATGGAGACGAGCTGCTTGGTGGCGCGCGGGGTGAGTCCGTCGCCGCAGACCTTCTCCCGGGGGAAGGCCGTCTTCTCCAGGAGGAGGACGTCGAGTCCGGCCTTGGCGAGGTGGTACGCGGTCGTGGAGCCGGCTGGGCCCGCTCCGACGACGATCACGTCCGCGCTGTGCTCGGAGAGGGGCTCGGTCACGGTCGGATCTCCCGAAGACTCGAAATCGCGTGCCGCGCGGCACATGTCGCGTGCAGTCTATGGGTGCCTGCTGATCCGTTACCGAAGGGCTCCCCGATGTCGCTCGCGCCCCCCGCCGCCCCCTCCGTACACCTGCGTGTCCCGACCGACGAGGACACCCTGGCCTGGCACCGCGTCTTCGACGACCCCGAGGTGATGGAGTTCCACGGCGGCCGGCCGGCCGAGTACTCGGTCTACGAGGAGCTGACGGCCCGGCAGCGCCGGCACGACGCCGAGCTGGGTTACTGCCTGTGGACGCTCACCGACGACACCGGGCAGGTGCTCGGCTTCACGGGTGCACAGCCGTGGCCGCACACGTCCTTCGGCCCGGTGGGCGCCACCGAGATCGGGTGGCGGCTCGGCCGGGCCGCCTGGGGGCGCGGCTACGCCACCGCCGCGGCGCGCGCCACGCTGGAGCGGGTGCGCGCGGCGGGCGTCACCGAAGTCGTGGCGATGATCAACGCGCGCAACGAGCGTTCCCTGGCGGTCGCCCGGCGGCTCGGCATGCGCAGGGCGGAGACGTACACGACTCCGGTGACGAAGCAGGAGGCCCACTGCTTCCGGCTGGAGCTGTGAGGACCGCCCCACCGCGCACGCACGGTGGGGCGGTCCCGGGTTCAGGCGCGCACGCCCCGGTGCAGCGCCACGACGCCTCCGGTGAGGTTGCGCCAGCCGACTCCGGACCAGCCGGCCTTCTGCAGCAGGCCCGCGAGTCCGGCCTGGTCGGGCCAGGCACGGATCGACTCGGCGAGGTAGACGTAGGCGTCCGGGTTGCTGCACACCGTGCGGGCGACCGGCGGCAGCGCCCGCATCAGGTACTCCGTGTAGACCCGGCGGAACGGCGCCCAGGTCGGCTGCGAGAACTCGCAGATCACGACCCGGCCACCGGGCTTGGTCACCCGGTACAGCTCACGCAGCGCCTGGTCGGTGTCCTGGATGTTGCGCAGGCCGAAGGAGATCGTGACGGCGTCGAAGGTCTCGTCCTTGAACGGGAGCCTGGTGCCGTCGCCCGCGGTGAACGGCATCCACGGGTGGCGCTCCTTGCCGACCCGCAGCATGCCGATCGAGAAGTCGCAGGGCACCACGTAGGCGCCGGCCTGCGCGAACGGCTGCGAGGAGGTGGCGGTTCCGGCGGCCAGGTCCAGGATCTTCTGCGCCGGGCGGGCGTCGACGGCCCGGGCGACCTCCCTGCGCCAGAGCCGGGCCTGCCCGAGGGAGATCACATCATTGGTGAGGTCGTAGTTCGCCGCGACATCGTCGAACATCGAGGCGACTTCGTGCGGCTGCTTTTCCAGGGATGCTCGGGTCACCCACCCATTGTGCCGGTCGCGCCCCGGCGGGGGCCGGGCAGGACCGTACGTGGCGCGACCCCCTCGGGTTGCCCGTCCGGATCCGGGGGGACAGAGGGATCAGCGGGACAGGGGGGCAGGGGGACAGCGGAACGGGGGTCAGCGGGACAGGGAGGGGCAGGGGGTCACGTCCCGCGAGCCCGGCACGATCCGGACGGGAAGCCCCTGGGCCGCCGTACGCGTCCGCGCACCGGAGCGGACGGCCCCGCGCCACCGCGGCGCCCCCGCCCCGTTCACCGGTGGCAATATCCATCCGTTCGTATTCGCCTTCAACCTTTTCGGCTCCGCCCCTCTCTGTAAGGAGTGGGAGCCGGTACCGACGGCGCCCTGGTGGTCGGAGGCGGAGGGAGGGCAGATGCACGCGGACGCGGAAGGGGCGGTCACGGACAGCGACAGCTTCGGGGCATACGTGCTCGGCGACGTGCCGCCCGACACGGCCGGCGTCGTCCGCCCCCCTGGACAGCGACGTCTCCCTCACCGTCCCGCCACCGCAGCCGGCTCACGTGACGAAGCCGGCGCACTCCGCCCGGCCACCGACCGCCTCCGTGGGATCCGCTCCGCTCACACCGACCCAGCTGTTCCGCGCGGTGGACGACGCGCGGTTCCAGGCACTGGTGAGGTACGCCGACGCGCATCCCGTACTGAAGAGTGGAAATGACCAGTGCCGACCGACCGACACCTCCCCGACCGTGACCCGCGGCGTTCCGGACACACCTCGCGCCTCCCGGGCCGGGCGCTGCGAGGGCTCCGCGGCCGGCGCCGCGTCGGCCTCGCCGTGCTGGCGCTGGTGGCCGGTGTCGTCCTGGCCGCGGCGCTCCTCGACCTGCTGCCGGGCTCCGGCGGCGGAGCGGCGGTCGCGGAGGGGTCCTCACCGGCGCCGTCCCACCCCGCCTCCCCGGGACACGGGTCCCCGCCGTTCGCGTCCGCCGAGGACACCGTGCCCGCCTCCCCGCCCGCCTCTTCCGAGGCCCCGGCCACGGGGCCGGACGTGCCCGGGTCGGGACCGGGAACCTTCACCGTCGCCCGGGCCGGGCTCTCGCGTGCCACGGGTGGGAACCACTACCGCGTGGAGGTGGAGGACGGCCTCGACGTCGATCCGGACGAGGCCGCCGACGACATCGGGGAGATACTCGCCGACCCACGTGGCTGGGCCCACGGGGGCAGGACGTCCTTCCACCAGGTGGCCGACGCCTCGGCGGGACTGGTGATCAAGATCGCCACCCCGGACACCACGGACGAGATCTGCGGCAGGTACGGACTGGACACCGGCGGTGAGGTCAACTGCCGCGTCGGCGAGACGGTCATGGTCAACCTGAAGCGCTGGGAGCTCGGTTCACCGACCTTCGACGGTCCGGCATCGGAGTACCGGGCCCTGATCATCAATCACGAGGTCGGCCATTGGCTCGGGCACGGTCACGAGACCTGTCCCGGCGCCGGCCGTCCGGCCCCCGCGATGATGCAGCAGATCAAGGGACTCAAGGGCTGCAGGTCCAACGCCTGGCCGTACGACGAGCACGGCCGCTACCTGAGCGGCCCGTCCGTACCGTAGGCCGCCTCCGCCCTGGGTGGCCGGACCGGGCCCACGCCGGCCCGGGGCCCGCCGGCCCGGGGCCACGCCGGCCCGGGGCCACGCCGGACCGCGTCGGCCCCGGCGCCCCGTGCTCACCTCCGCCGGTGGACCAGCCGCCCGCCGAGCACCGTGGCCACGCAGGTCCAGGCGCCCGCCACCTCCAGCGCGGCCTCGTCGGGCACGTCGAAGACGGCCAGGTCGGCGCGGCCGCCGACGGTGAGGGGGCCGTGCACGGAGCCCGGCAGGTCGCGGCCGTGGACGAACGGGTCCAGGGACGGCTCCCCCGGGAGGCCGCCGGGAGGCCCGGCGACCGCCGTGAGTCCCGAGCGGGCCACGGCGGTGCGTACGGCCTGGTCGCCGAACGGGCCCGCGAGGTGCGTGGTGCCGTGGCGCAGCATCCGCTGCAGCCCCCTGCGCACGCTGCCGGTCCGGCGCGGTTCGTCCAGCCGGCCCGCCAGCCGTTCGAACTCCGCGCCGGTCAGCGGTTCTTCGCCCAGCTCGTCCGCCTCGCGGGGGTCGGGGTGGTAGCAGCGGGTCAGCAGGGGGGCGCCGTGCCACTGCCGCAGGCCGGGGGTGAGGACGCCCGGCCATCGGCGGACGCGGGCCGTGGGGTGCGCGTCCATGACCGCTTCGTACGGCCCGAGGGCCACGACGCGGTCGCCGTCCACGGCGACCGCACCCGCGGACACGGCTGCCGCGCCGACCGGAAGAACCAGCGGCGCGGCATGAACGGTCAGCACGGCTGGCTCAGTTGGCGCTCAGGAGCTTCAGCTCCGGATGCGCCGTACCGCCCGAGATCGCCGTGGACGAGATGTGCGAGACGACGCGCTCGTCGACCGGGTCGTTCGCCGGGTCGTCGTGCACCACGAGGTGCTCGTACGTCGTGGCGCGCTGTGCCGGGACGCGGCCCGCCTTGCGGATCAGGTCGATGATCTCCTGCCGGTTCGAACGGTGCTTGGCACCGGCCGAGGAGACGACGTTCTCCTCCAGCATGATCGAGCCGAGGTCGTCCGCGCCGTAGTGCAGCGACAGCTGGCCGACCTCCTTGCCGGTGGTCAGCCACGAGCCCTGGATGTGGGCGACGTTGTCGAGGAAGAGCCGGGCGATGGCGATCATCCGCAGGTACTCGAAGAGCGTGGCCTGCGTCTGTCCCTTCAGCTTGTTGTTCTCCGGCTGGTAGGTGTACGGGATGAAGGCGCGGAAGCCGCCGGTCCGGTCCTGCACGTCGCGGATCATCCGCAGGTGCTCGATGCGCTCGGCGTTCGTCTCGCCGGTGCCCATCAGCATGGTGGAGGTGGACTCGACGCCCAGGTTGTGCGCGATCTCCATGATCTCGAGCCACCGCTCGCCGGACTCCTTGAGCGGGGCGATCGCCGTGCGGGGCCGGGCGGGCAGCAGTTCGGCGCCGGCGCCCGCGAAGGAGTCGAGCCCGGCGGCGTGGATCCGCCGGATGGCCTCCTCGGCGGTCACGCCGGAGATACGGGCCATGTGCTCGATCTCGGAGGCGCCCAGCGAGTGGATGACCAGCTGCGGGAACGCCTTCTTGATCGCGGAGAAGTGCTCCTCGTAGTACTCGACGCCGTAGTCCGGGTGGTGGCCGCCCTGGAACATGATCTGCGTTCCGCCCAGTTCGACGGTCTCCGCGCAGCGGCGCAGGATGTCGTCGAGGTCGCGGGACCAGCCCTTGGCGGTGTCCTTGGGGGCTGCGTAGAACGCGCAGAACTTGCACGCCGTGACACAGACGTTGGTGTAGTTGATGTTGCGCTCGATGATGTACGTCGCGATGTGCTCCGTACCGGCGTAGCGGCGGCGGCGTACGGCGTCGGCGGCGGAGCCCAGCGCGTGCAGCGGGGCCGACCGGTACAGGTCGAGGGCCTCTTCCGGAGTGATCCGCCCGCCTTCGGCGGCGCGGTCGAGGACGGGCTGAAGGTCGGCCTTCTCGGTCACCGGGCTGTCACCTTTCGGCGGTTTTTCAACGGATCTACGGACCGATCCAGCCTACGCCAGCCCTTGCCGGGGTCAGCCGCCGGACCGGGTGAGCGTGCCCTTCGGGTTGCCCGCGGCCTCCTCGTGGGACTGGTAGCGCAGGGTGCCGGCCGAGGTGAGCGTGAACACGAGGTCGGCGTCACCGCCGGTGCACAGGGCGCTGCGGGCGTTGTCCGGGTCGGTGCGCTCCCGGACCTTCAGCTCCACGGACGTGGCGGAGACGAGCGTGCCGACGCCCTTGCAGACGACGCTCGTGCCGAGCGCGTCGAGCCGGTGCGTCAGCCGGACCACGTCCTCACCCTCGGCGCCCTCGGTGAACACGGCGGTGACCGTGCCGTGCGGCAGCCCGCTGCGTTCGGTGGCGGAACCCTGCCAGGTGCCGACGAACGCCGGGGGGAGCGCGCCGGCGGACGCGGACGGCCGGGGCGAACCGGAAGCGGTGGCCGCCGGGGGCTGCGCCGCCCCCTCGTCACCGTGCTGGTCACTGCCGGCGCCCGGGAACCAGTCCCCCAGCGTCGCGGCGCCGACGGTCACGACGGCGAGCGCCCCGGCGACGGCCAGCGCGACGGTGCAGCTCACCCGCCGCCCCCGGCGAGCCCCTGACTGCGGGCCCGGCTGCGCGCCGGAGTCCATGGT from Streptomyces sp. B1I3 includes:
- a CDS encoding GNAT family N-acetyltransferase — translated: MSLAPPAAPSVHLRVPTDEDTLAWHRVFDDPEVMEFHGGRPAEYSVYEELTARQRRHDAELGYCLWTLTDDTGQVLGFTGAQPWPHTSFGPVGATEIGWRLGRAAWGRGYATAAARATLERVRAAGVTEVVAMINARNERSLAVARRLGMRRAETYTTPVTKQEAHCFRLEL
- a CDS encoding DUF3152 domain-containing protein encodes the protein MPTDRHLPDRDPRRSGHTSRLPGRALRGLRGRRRVGLAVLALVAGVVLAAALLDLLPGSGGGAAVAEGSSPAPSHPASPGHGSPPFASAEDTVPASPPASSEAPATGPDVPGSGPGTFTVARAGLSRATGGNHYRVEVEDGLDVDPDEAADDIGEILADPRGWAHGGRTSFHQVADASAGLVIKIATPDTTDEICGRYGLDTGGEVNCRVGETVMVNLKRWELGSPTFDGPASEYRALIINHEVGHWLGHGHETCPGAGRPAPAMMQQIKGLKGCRSNAWPYDEHGRYLSGPSVP
- a CDS encoding demethylmenaquinone methyltransferase; the encoded protein is MTRASLEKQPHEVASMFDDVAANYDLTNDVISLGQARLWRREVARAVDARPAQKILDLAAGTATSSQPFAQAGAYVVPCDFSIGMLRVGKERHPWMPFTAGDGTRLPFKDETFDAVTISFGLRNIQDTDQALRELYRVTKPGGRVVICEFSQPTWAPFRRVYTEYLMRALPPVARTVCSNPDAYVYLAESIRAWPDQAGLAGLLQKAGWSGVGWRNLTGGVVALHRGVRA
- the mqnC gene encoding cyclic dehypoxanthinyl futalosine synthase, encoding MTEKADLQPVLDRAAEGGRITPEEALDLYRSAPLHALGSAADAVRRRRYAGTEHIATYIIERNINYTNVCVTACKFCAFYAAPKDTAKGWSRDLDDILRRCAETVELGGTQIMFQGGHHPDYGVEYYEEHFSAIKKAFPQLVIHSLGASEIEHMARISGVTAEEAIRRIHAAGLDSFAGAGAELLPARPRTAIAPLKESGERWLEIMEIAHNLGVESTSTMLMGTGETNAERIEHLRMIRDVQDRTGGFRAFIPYTYQPENNKLKGQTQATLFEYLRMIAIARLFLDNVAHIQGSWLTTGKEVGQLSLHYGADDLGSIMLEENVVSSAGAKHRSNRQEIIDLIRKAGRVPAQRATTYEHLVVHDDPANDPVDERVVSHISSTAISGGTAHPELKLLSAN
- a CDS encoding geranylgeranyl reductase family protein, which codes for MTEPLSEHSADVIVVGAGPAGSTTAYHLAKAGLDVLLLEKTAFPREKVCGDGLTPRATKQLVSMGIDISEEAGWLRNKGLRIIGGGVRLQLDWPDLASYPDYGLVRKRDDFDEQLARQAQKAGARLYERCNVGEPVKDERTGRITGVHAKLGEEKTPVTFHAPLVVAADGNSTRLSLHMGLHRREDRPMGVAVRTYFTSPRHDDDYLESWLELWDRRGAEDRLLPGYGWIFGMGDGTSNVGLGILNSSSAFKELDWREVLKAWCASMPEDWGYTPENMTTPIRGAALPMAFNRQPHYTKGLLLVGDAGGLVNPFNGEGIAYAMESGQLAADVIVQAHARATPAQRELALHSYPKILKDTYGGYYTLGRAFVKMIGNPKVMKIATQRGLTHPVLMKFTLKMLANLTDPTGGDAMDRIINGLSKVAPKA